The Oncorhynchus clarkii lewisi isolate Uvic-CL-2024 chromosome 23, UVic_Ocla_1.0, whole genome shotgun sequence genomic interval caggATGacaatgttgtgtggtcctcccaatATGACTcgtcgggaaagcatgcagtttattaagcTACAGAtaaaataaattatgatgaacttcagtGTGGTggaagtgcaaggtgatgagcttgattgCTTCTTTCCAAATTAATACtggggtcttattctggtgacatgataatTGATACTTGGCTgtaatttgacaaataaaatgtttttctttGTACATAACGCATAGCCTTTTATctacaacaagtcaatttgatggaaacatcacTGGTGGGAAAATTAGCAGATTTCAGAAATGTcccatgaaaatctgttgccaattggatggaaacagaCCTActgatttaatattttattaactctctTCGACAGTAGACCTACACAGCTGTGGCTGTGGATGACTTTTCTGTCAAACACGTAACCAGAACAATCTCAGGCTGTATAGGATGATTCTGTAGGCCTAAACATTTAACTTAGAACAAAACATATTAGACTATTATATTGAGCTAGACCTGAGTTAAAGCCCACTAAAATATGTCTAACACACAACACTCACTAGCGTCCTAAACTCACAAAATAAAAGTTTTCAAATCTCAAAAATTCAGTCAACAGAAACAAATGAACAGATCTCTGATAAATGCAATATTCTACATCCAATTATAGCCTTGTCATAGCGGGAATAGCCTACTAACCTTTGACCTACAAATCCCAATTGTTGAAAATGACACAGGAATGCAGATGGGAGACGCAATCCTTCCATAGCCTATTCAAAGTTGATTTTGAATTGGTCAAACAGGCTATAGCCTACCTTTAGTCTAAATCAATGTTGATAAAAACAGTTAAATAGGATAGATTGTAATGTTGCTCAGTAAAAGAATAGGCCTACGGAATATTAGGTTACAGACAAAAGTTAACTATTTGCAGCATGAATGCAGTCAGGCACGCTATCACATAAAAAAAATCCTACTAAAATATTTGGTCAACAGAAATAAGGCAAACGTTTCTGAAAACCTCAATGTTCTACATCTAACTACTGGGATGTCATCATGTAAATGCTAAGCTGTAGAGCACAAATAAATTATTTTCGATACAATCGAAAATGCACAGTTAAAGTTTACTGTCAGACAAGTAAAAACTATTTCGCTGGCTTGCGAGGCAATACATCTGCATTTTATGCGATACAGACCCAACCCCATTTGGATCCAATTCTCTCTCAGCTCGGACATGACTTGGGTCAGATCTGGTCCACCTTGgatctaaaataaataattttaaagACCGGATCCAGTTGGGGTCAGGTATGAATTCAGTTTGATTATATACATGTTTGTATTTTCTAAATGATATTGTTCTCTATCTTTCTCGccccctttctctcttgctcttacTCTCttaattaaattcaaagggctttattggcatgggaaacatatgtttacatcaCACATACACAAGAGAGAGAgtctatgtacagactcagtgagcatagccttgataTTGAGAAAGGTCAACATatcagacctggctctcaagagaagaaagcttgatgattagttgattgtttgaatcagctgtgtaataCTAGGGCAAAATGTGCACCCCATTGGGGTCCCAAAGAACAAGTTTTGGAAACCATGATTTATCTTCCCCCAATATTCGTACTACAACTATCTGCACATTGCTAAAACACCATACATTGCTGATAATGAAACaaatatttcccatgccaataaagcctctttgaattgagagagagagtgagagcttgTTTCCTATGGTAATGACGGAAAAAAGGCGAGTCAGGTAAAACGCCACAAACCGTCCTCATTATTTAAATTAGCCGACGTCATGAAACTGACTCTGTTCTTAGAAATCAAAGTATTTTTCAACTACAGCTGTCAGTATCGCATACAGTATTACATTTTATAAATGCAATGGTTTAAGTGTTTTCACAGGTGATATCGAACTTGTTAAGGAATTACACACACCATTGCTCACCAATCCGTATCAGTGCTTGTTTGGTGAACAAGATCTCATTGGAGTTAATCTCAACTGGTTGGGCAAGCCACACCCGTGGAAAGAAAAGGACCCTTCTGTCGCTCAGGTGTTTACTCCATCTTGGTGCTTTGTGCTGGACGGTCACAACTTTTACTAAGAACATTTAATTTGTTCTCAAGGTTTCTACCATGACGATTTGGATTGCACTTCTTCTTGCGACTTTCGCAGTGGGTGCCTCAGCTCAATGTAAGTTGATTTAATTAAGGCATTTTAACAAGGGAAATGTTTATTAGCATGTTTTTTTATGAGaagacatacattttaaaaatgtttaagaAAGTAGCCATACTCTCTAGCCAATTTTGATAGTTGGAGGCAGTCGGTCCCAAAAATTGATAGCTAACAAGTAAACTTGCTTTTTTTTGTATTGAGCTCTGCGTTTCGCTGCCTAGCCCTAGACAGCCAGCCCAAATCAAGAATTTCGGTATGATAAACCAATTGTTTATGGCCAAAATATTACAATGACGTTGCATGTTACACAATtgtgtatgtttttattttatacattgtacatAGTTATACTCCGAGACTAGTTTCGGTGCGTTAAAGAGTTTGGGGGTCGGGAGGTATTGTTCTTTGTAACCAACGCCCAGTTAAAGCTCTCTAACGTTACCTGTAGGCCTACACCCGCCATGGGAATTCCTTTTGGGACTTGTTTTTAACCGCTTCCGCTCTAATAAACATGGCTATTTGTTACATCACCTGTGGTTGGCCCCGTGGTCGTCTGATTAGTCAGGTTGTAATACACAATTTAATTGGCGTGTATATACAGCCTAAAACGAATGCTTGCAAAGTCGTGTAAATGTTCCGAACTTTACCTCGATCCCGAACCATAACCGCTACCTACCGGGTCTCTAAAAAGTCGGGTAAACAACTTTCGTGTGGATATTTTGTTTCATATCTGGTAGATGTTGGGAAAACCGCACAGAGAACCAACTcctactttttttaaatgtaaaaaaagaatAACCTTCTGGCTTAAAGAAATGTGCACGACTTTGCAAGTATTAGTTTCAGGCTGAACCAATTGTGTATTTCAGACTAGCCTCATGTATAATTTGTCTTCCACAGGCAAATGTGAAAGTATGAAGTGGGCTACATGCGATGGCACCCCTTGCCAGTGTAGCATTATGGTTGACACTGGTATAACACAAAACCTGGACTGCTCTACATGTAAGTACCCCTCTCATTACTATGTCAAGCAACATTAATCTCACTTGGGAAACTTTTAATATTTCCTGTCATAAATATTACAATGagcctacatttaaaaaaagggggggtagaaactgtttttTCGGAACTGGTGACGTGTTCTCATCATGCTATTTTGCTTATGAATGATTCTTATGGTCTCTTATCCCTCTGTTAGTGATCCCCAAATGCTACCTGATGAAGGCAGAGATGTACCGTGCTAAGAACAACCTGTCCACTCGTACTGGAGGAAAGCCAGTCGAGACCGCCTTTGTGGACAATGATGGTATCTATGACCCGATCTGTGAGGCCACTGGTGCCTTCCGTGCCAAACAGTGCAACAACACTGAGGAGTGTTGGTGTGTCAACAGTGCTGGCGTGCGCAGAACCGACAAGGGAGACAAGAACCTCAagtgtgagaagcttgtggagaCCTAGTAAGTTTATATCATGTGTATTtagtagaggtcgactgattatgatttttcaacacgataccgattattggaggaccaaaaaagccgataccgactAATCagccgatttaaaaaataataatactttttttttgaatgataattacaacaatactgaattaacacttatttgaacttaatataatacatcaataaaataatttTTGCCTCAAATAAATATTGacttgttcaatttggtttaaataatgcaaaaacaaagtgtttgcgaagaacatgagaacatatgaaagctggtggttccttttaacatgagtcttcaatattcccagctaagaagttttaggttgtagttattataggactatttccctctataccatttgtatttttaTACGATAaatgtaatgctagctagcaacttaccttggcttactgcattcgcgtaacaggctgTCTgtttgtggagtgcaatgagaggcaggtggttatagcgttggactagttaactgtaaggttgcaggattggatcccccgagctgacaaggtgaaaatcagtttttctgcccctgaacgagacagttaacccaccgttcctaggccgtcattgataaaaataatgtgttcttaactgacttgcctagttaaataaaggtgttttaAAAAATCGGCCAAATTGGTCtcaaaataccgatttccgattcttatgaaaacttgaaatcggctaATCCGATTTTTAATCGGTAGACCTTTAATATTTAGATTAAGAATCATGGGTTGCCATTCATGCAGGATGTGGCTTCGGCTTTAATTTGTGTACAGACTGAGAACACATTATGCTAGTGAAACAAATTCAGGATGATTAAGAAAAGGTAAGTGATAGGCTGAATCTAAATTCTTTTGACTAGGCAATTGTACTGGGTATTGAAATCTAAccccgtccctctctcctccagttgGGTTCGCCTGGAGCTCAAGCACAAGGAAGTGAGCAAAGCCGTGGACACTTCTAAGTTGCAGGCGTAAGTATTTATGTCCGTTTCATGGTATTTGTGTCAACTTTACATTTCACAAGTGCTATAATATTAACATGTGCATGAAACTACTCACTGAACTTTGTCCTCCTGCAGTGCCATTGCAAATGCCATGGAGACCCGTTACAGCTTTGACAAGACCCTTGTGAAGGAGGTGCAGTATGACCCTGATGCTCGCAAGATCATCGTCGATGTCCAGAAGGTGAAGGGAGACCGCAAAGCCGACCTATCCCGTATGGCCTACTACATGGAGAAAGACGTAAGTCATGACccctccctttgctgtttcactTCAGTGATGCATATCATGGTCTCCCTTGGCATATGTCTTCTGATCTcagttaaataaaacatattaaAATCAAAACTCAGATTATTGAACTTGTGAATTCCATGTTATTACCAGGTCAAGGTGCTGCCCCTGTTCGCGAACCAAGAAAATTTTGCACCCAGTGTGGACGGTCAGAAGCTGGAGATGGAGAACATCTTGGTGTACTATGTGGACGAGGAGGCCCCCACCTTCACCATGAAGAGGTTGACCGGGGGCATTATCGCAGTCATCGTGGTGGTCATCCTGGCTGTGGTCGCCGGACTGCTGGTCCTTTACTTTGCGAGGAAGCGAGAGCAGAAGTACAGCAAGGCAGAGGTGAGTGGTCCAACATGTTCCTCTGATAGCGAGGTTAAAGAAGCATTTGAAACACTGCGTCTATAAGCTGTTCCTGTTGTGGTCATGGTTTTATGTAATATAGTAAGGACATTCTCCTAATTTTAAAACCATACCGGCACATTGAAAAACCAATTGCCCCGTGATGCCTAATGTTTTGTTTGGTTGCTTTCCCTTTCAGCCCAGAGAGATGGAGGCCCTGTAGACAACCCTTCACCAGTCGGTTCTACGCTGGAATATTAACAGCTTGTATATAGCCCTTTAACAAAACATTGTTTGCAATTGTGCTGTTTTTAATATTGTTACTTGAGGGATGCCGTTTGTAAAGGACTGGTCTTTTTATTTGGCACTGTTACTACCACAAGCAtgtttgtatataaactgttgtcaTTTAAATCCTCATGTCTGTAAAATGGCAAAGCTACAGTGCTTCAGAAACACAGGATACATGTCCAGGTTGATTTAAATGCATTGTTTTTATTAAATGAAGTCTGAATGCTGCAGACTGTACAGTTTCATATGCATTGTCTATTAATAAAGTGTTTTAAAATATATCCTTTGCCTTAAAATTGTTACGATCAATTTATTTGCCTCTAGAATGACATGGGTTCTTAGACTGAGTTTAATGTTCAGCATTAGAGCCAGGTATACCTTAAAGTGGCTCAATGGAAAATTACTGTGCAGAGTCAAACTAATGGGGGAGGGGAACAAAGTCATGCCAACTAATGAGGAATATACTCAAACCAAGTCTATAAAACATATCTAAACTGTTAACATTGTCACCCCTAAACAAGTTTATGGCTAGTATTGGTCTTGAGTGATAAGGTATCCATGTATTTGTAACTCATTTTATTTGGTTTATTTGGCAgatgtagctaaatgcttgtgttcttagctccaacagtgcaggaaAACAAGTTACTTCCCTCCATGACATGCCTAGTTACACAACTCTTGACTTGATCCCAGATGAGCTCGGGTAGGGTGGAAACAGGAACCACAATGTATGCTTCCGAACCGGTTTTAACACTCAACCAATGTACTCCATTTGGATATGCTGGTGAAAAGACCAGGGTGTGTTCAGTATCTGCgacactacggagtgttttcaTGGGATCATTGTTTAGGAGGCTTTCTAAAGTAATTCAGGTAGATTAGATGAGTTATGACCTTGAATGAAAGATCTCGCTGAGCTTGTTCATGTGAACTAAAATTACATTTTGAGAATGCATGTTCATGTCAGTCGACTGAGAAGGGCCTGCGTGTAGATACTATGACTCAACCTCTGCTCTGAAACCATTTGGCATTACGTCAAACCTGTTTGTCAAGTTGAGGTCATAATACTCAAGTCAACATGTTATTGAGGTGGCAGCCATCTCAGGATGGTAACCTGTATATAAGGCCTTCTAGTGTTAAGTCAAAATACAAGGTCATAGCACATCAGTGGAATTCTGTAGCGAGACTGGTTAATAGTTTATATATCAGCAGTTATACAGAGAGATTAGCCATATTGTCAGGTTGAGATTCACCTTTTTAAACAGTATTGTATTTGAAAAGGTACCAGACAGGCGGTCATTACCGCATTAACACCAGAAGCTATCCATGGATAACCTGTCCCAGCTTGCTCCCATTGTTTGGTTCTGGTCATTTTTACAAGTAGGTAGCATTTTGGGATAAGTCTTTGTCAGTGTTACATTATTGGACCAATGAATCGGACACCTTACTGTAAAGTCACTGTCATCATACATTAATGACAAAGAACTTTCTTACTGGAGTTTCTCTTTTTTCTTTAAATAGGAACCAAAATACACATTTATTAAGGAATAAACAATAGGCATTTTCAATAGCCAATACCAATTGCTTTGCCCATGTTCCCCTTTCAAACTCTTCTTCCTTTTATCTCATTGTTTCCCCCCTCTCATAAGCAACACAAAGTGCCTCTAACTAGTTTAGACAGGTTTGGGTGTTGTATGTCCCCTTTCCCCCTACTCCTCCGTACCTGGAATGAGGGTGTGCCAGTTCCCGGCAGGCCCTATTAAGCTCCACAGCATAGCCTATCAGGGGAAGTTAAAgtgccttttggtcctagacttggagctccggtaccgattgccgtgcggtagcagagagaacagtctatgacttgggtgactggagtctatcACAATTGTTTGGGCCTTCCTGACACCGCCTtgtgtataggtcctggatggtaggaagcttgaccccagcaGTTTCCATACTAAGTGGAGATGTAActggtcagaatgctctcgatggtgcattaTAAGCTTGCATTTGGGAATAACATACATCAAGAACTCACATAGGAAACAAGCAGTTCAAAATGGATTCAGGTTCTAATAAATGATCATACTGATCTAGAAATATGCTTTCCAGTTATTCAAAATTGAATAAATGGGTCATGCTTTGGTTTAAATTCCTGTCCTCTGAGGGAACATGTCAACTGTCACACCTTCCCAAACTCTTCCTACTTCCACTGTAACACCTCTGTTTTACTTTCTTAGATGTCTCTTTGCCCTCACAGGCCCACAACTCTTGTGAAACAGCAAACATGCTTTTCAATCACTGTCCAATATTATTCCATCAATCCATTCTCTCAAACACCACCAACAGCCTCTTTGTGGCACTCCAGTCTCCTTTCAActcatttaacacctgatttGCGTAACACTATTTCACtcaaatcatttttatttttactttttagtttgtgtactttactgtatgtgtaatatcgttttttttttttttttatcgctGGAGAATGTCTTTAAGACAGAAAACAGGTTCTATGTTCCTATTTCTTAATCTTGGCTAATCTGAAAGAATAAGtgaaaacaacatggtggtcattGGTCACCTACCAGTAATCTAGTAGGTTGAGTTTCGGACCATTTCAGTTTCACCACACTACACCTCACTCAGTAACCCAGAGGGCGGGACCATATCGTAACATACCAACTACTCTGTTCATAAAGCATAGCCTTTCTCAATGCTGTACTGTACCACTTCCACAGTACTGTGCATCACTCACTTCCATTGCATACTTTCCGAT includes:
- the LOC139381376 gene encoding tumor-associated calcium signal transducer 2-like; the encoded protein is MTIWIALLLATFAVGASAQCKCESMKWATCDGTPCQCSIMVDTGITQNLDCSTLIPKCYLMKAEMYRAKNNLSTRTGGKPVETAFVDNDGIYDPICEATGAFRAKQCNNTEECWCVNSAGVRRTDKGDKNLKCEKLVETYWVRLELKHKEVSKAVDTSKLQAAIANAMETRYSFDKTLVKEVQYDPDARKIIVDVQKVKGDRKADLSRMAYYMEKDVKVLPLFANQENFAPSVDGQKLEMENILVYYVDEEAPTFTMKRLTGGIIAVIVVVILAVVAGLLVLYFARKREQKYSKAEPREMEAL